A single window of Arcobacter venerupis DNA harbors:
- a CDS encoding peptidoglycan recognition protein family protein translates to MKKIFITILLLLLNSYALEIKQMPIKFTQNRIDLTKEYIKNSYGLDVKDINIVPQIIVIHHTASDDLKESFDRFYPEILLSDRKYIKKAGDLNVSAQFLVDFDGTIYSLMPETYMARHIIGLNLSSIGIENVGGNKKALTNEQLKANIELVKYLKDKYKTIQYLIGHYEYMRFEKHPLFLEKDAKYRTIKHDPDSIFMENLRVNFPDLKSVKDTL, encoded by the coding sequence ATGAAAAAAATATTTATTACAATTTTACTTTTACTTCTTAATTCTTATGCTCTTGAAATAAAGCAGATGCCAATAAAGTTTACACAAAATCGTATTGATTTAACTAAAGAATATATAAAAAATTCATATGGTTTAGATGTTAAAGATATAAATATTGTTCCTCAAATAATAGTTATTCATCATACTGCAAGTGATGATTTAAAAGAGTCTTTTGATAGATTTTATCCTGAAATTTTATTATCAGATAGAAAATATATAAAAAAAGCTGGTGATTTAAATGTATCAGCACAATTTTTAGTAGATTTTGATGGAACAATTTATTCTTTGATGCCTGAAACGTATATGGCAAGACATATAATTGGCTTGAATCTTTCAAGTATTGGAATTGAGAATGTTGGTGGAAATAAAAAAGCATTAACAAATGAACAATTAAAAGCAAATATTGAATTAGTTAAATATTTAAAAGATAAATATAAAACAATCCAATATTTAATTGGACATTATGAATATATGCGTTTTGAAAAACACCCTTTATTTTTAGAAAAAGATGCAAAATATAGAACAATAAAACATGATCCAGATAGCATTTTTATGGAGAATTTAAGAGTAAATTTTCCAGATTTAAAATCTGTTAAAGATACTCTTTAA
- a CDS encoding RMD1 family protein, whose product MEIKKLISYLTCEKFEKEIFTSIEERYKCTIIKDAIIINLEENEQIILFKYGVFICWNVKFENIKFFMDFIKNYEINSFEIPFVEELNYILESEFKINFDTIYLDDLSSTSKIAISQALAQNVKLDQFEKEVQSSIDDNSNIPLQLAQTGKIKLTKKEISKKIGELFLVKSKINLHYDLLDTPEFFWEYPQYENQYEKMIKYLDIKSRVEVLNKKVEIIQELLHVLGDEQKHRYSSFLEWIIIILIAFEIVISLKEYL is encoded by the coding sequence ATGGAAATAAAAAAATTAATATCTTATTTAACTTGTGAAAAATTTGAAAAAGAGATATTTACAAGCATTGAAGAACGATATAAGTGCACTATTATAAAAGATGCAATTATTATTAACTTAGAAGAAAATGAACAAATTATTCTATTTAAATATGGTGTTTTCATTTGTTGGAACGTAAAATTTGAAAATATCAAATTTTTTATGGATTTCATAAAAAATTATGAAATAAATAGTTTTGAAATTCCTTTTGTTGAAGAGTTAAATTATATTTTAGAAAGTGAATTTAAAATAAATTTCGACACAATTTATCTAGATGATTTATCTTCAACTTCAAAAATTGCTATCTCTCAAGCATTAGCACAAAATGTAAAACTTGACCAATTTGAAAAAGAAGTACAATCAAGTATTGATGATAATTCAAATATTCCTTTACAATTAGCCCAAACTGGAAAAATCAAACTTACAAAAAAAGAGATTTCAAAAAAAATCGGAGAACTGTTTTTAGTAAAAAGTAAGATAAATCTACACTATGATTTACTTGATACTCCTGAATTCTTTTGGGAATATCCACAATATGAAAATCAATATGAAAAAATGATTAAATATTTAGATATAAAATCAAGGGTTGAAGTTCTAAACAAAAAAGTGGAAATTATTCAAGAACTTCTGCATGTTTTAGGAGATGAACAAAAACATAGATATTCATCATTTTTAGAGTGGATAATTATTATTTTAATTGCATTTGAAATAGTAATTAGTCTTAAAGAGTATCTTTAA